From the genome of Pseudomonas sihuiensis:
CAAGCAGCAACGCCTGTTCGCTGCTACGCGCCAGGGCGGCCAGCAACAGGCCCAGGCTGCAGGCGGCCAGACTCAGGCTCAGGGCCAGTAGCACGTATGGCAGTGGCGAACCGGGAAGGCTCAGGCCGCTCAGCCCGAGCAGCGGTAGCACGTATACGCCGATGGCCAGCAGCAGGGCGAACTGCAACAGGTTGATCACCAGGTAGGGCAGCAGTTTGCTCAGCACCAGGGTGGCAGGGCTCAGGCCCAGCGCGCGGAAGCGCAGCAGCGCGCCGCTCTGCTGTTCGCGCTGGAAGCCGCCGGCCATCGGCAGGGCGACGAAGAACATGCCGAAGATCAGCCAGGCTGGCACGCTCAACTGGCTGGCGTTGGCCTTGCCGCTGAGCTCGCCGCTGGCCAGCACCTGCAGCTCGCTGAGCTGGCTTTGGGTACGCTGGCGGATGAGTTGCAGGCGCTGCTCTGCGTCCATGTCCTGCGGCAGTGCGTCGCTGTCTTCCAGGTAGGCGAGCAGGCGGGTCTGGGCCAGGGCGATGTTGACCGCGGCGCGCAGGCGCTGACGGGTCTGACTGTCGACGCGCGCGGGATAGGTCAGTGCGGGGCCTGTGTGCGGCGTGTCCAGCAGCGTCTCGCTAAAGTCATCGGCAAGGATGATGTGCGGTAGAGCTTCGTCGCTGCTGACGAGCACCCGGCTGCCTGGCAGTTGCTCCTGCAAGGCCTGTTGGAAGAACGCACTGGCCTCGCTGTGCTGCGGAGCCGCGAGCACAAGGTCGAGGGGCGGCGGCTGGTCGCTCAGGTAGTTGGACAGCGCGGCGGCCATCAGCACGAGAAACAGGATCGGCATGATGAACAGCACCGCCAGCGCATGCGGGTCGCGTAGCAGCAGCAGGCATTCCTTGCGCACCAGCGCCAGCAACGGGGTCACAGGCGGCCTCCGTTGAGGCTCAGATAGAGCTGCTCCAACGAGGGCCGGCCAAAGCGCAGCAGGCTCGGTGGGCTCGGCTGTGTGGCAAGGAACTGGGTGATCGCCAGCAATTGCTGGCTGTCCAGATTGCCGATGCGCAGGCCGTCGGGCAGCGTCTCGGCGCTCAGCTGCAGCTGGTCGAGCAGTTGCTGAAAACCGGCGGGAACCTGCTCCGGCCATTCCAGCAACAGGCCGTGGCCGCCATCGAGCAACTGCTGCTTGTCGACATCGAGACGTACCTTGCCTTCATGCAGCAGCAGGATGCGCCCAGCCACGCGCTCGACCTCGTCCAGATAGTGGCTGGTGTAGATCACCCCATGGCCTTGCGCAGCGAGTCGCTCTACGGCATCGAGCAGCAGTTGCCGGCTGCCGGCATCGACGCCGACTGTGGCTTCATCGAACAGATACAGGCGCGCCGGCTGCAAAAGGCCGATGGCGAAATTCAGACGACGTTGCTCGCCACCGGACAGGCGTGCGGCGCGGCGCGACAGCTTGTCTTCGAGGGCGCAGCTGGCGATGCACAGCTCCAGGCGTTGGCGGCGCTGGGCGCCGTGCAGGCGGTACAGATCGGCGAACAGCGCGAGGTTTTCGGCGACC
Proteins encoded in this window:
- a CDS encoding ABC transporter ATP-binding protein produces the protein MLELRDVSFRYPGADASALQGIDLQLEEGQCLGLLGSNGAGKTTLLALLSDTLTLQQGAIRWDGPRSLGLVPQQLAFYAELTVAENLALFADLYRLHGAQRRQRLELCIASCALEDKLSRRAARLSGGEQRRLNFAIGLLQPARLYLFDEATVGVDAGSRQLLLDAVERLAAQGHGVIYTSHYLDEVERVAGRILLLHEGKVRLDVDKQQLLDGGHGLLLEWPEQVPAGFQQLLDQLQLSAETLPDGLRIGNLDSQQLLAITQFLATQPSPPSLLRFGRPSLEQLYLSLNGGRL
- a CDS encoding ABC transporter permease → MTPLLALVRKECLLLLRDPHALAVLFIMPILFLVLMAAALSNYLSDQPPPLDLVLAAPQHSEASAFFQQALQEQLPGSRVLVSSDEALPHIILADDFSETLLDTPHTGPALTYPARVDSQTRQRLRAAVNIALAQTRLLAYLEDSDALPQDMDAEQRLQLIRQRTQSQLSELQVLASGELSGKANASQLSVPAWLIFGMFFVALPMAGGFQREQQSGALLRFRALGLSPATLVLSKLLPYLVINLLQFALLLAIGVYVLPLLGLSGLSLPGSPLPYVLLALSLSLAACSLGLLLAALARSSEQALLLGGGLNIILAAIGGIMVPKSVMPEAMSQLAEISPMSWALDAFLTLLVGQGTLADIAPDCARLLLFAILLGGAGLYLFRKRVQQTQWTTHY